The proteins below are encoded in one region of Timaviella obliquedivisa GSE-PSE-MK23-08B:
- the ubiE gene encoding bifunctional demethylmenaquinone methyltransferase/2-methoxy-6-polyprenyl-1,4-benzoquinol methylase UbiE, with protein MAESARIKGSFKSLNVSSPPQAQEIQAIFDRIAPQYDQLNNGLSLGLHWIWKQMAVKWSQARAGSICLDVCCGSGDVAQLLARQVGTTGKVYGVDFSSQQLAIAQARAPHLPITWIEGDALHLPFADQHFDAATMSYGLRNVVDISASLEEIHRVLKPGAKAAILDFNRPQSSQLRAFQQWYLDHFVVPTAQRLGLREEYAYISPSLDRFPTGSEQVDLALQVGFEKAVHYAIAGGMMGVLVAQT; from the coding sequence ATGGCGGAGAGCGCTAGGATTAAGGGGTCGTTCAAATCGCTAAACGTGAGTTCTCCCCCTCAAGCTCAAGAGATTCAAGCCATTTTTGACCGGATTGCCCCCCAGTATGATCAGCTTAACAATGGGCTGAGCCTGGGATTACATTGGATTTGGAAGCAAATGGCAGTCAAATGGAGCCAGGCGCGCGCTGGCTCCATTTGTCTAGATGTTTGCTGCGGCAGTGGTGATGTAGCACAACTCTTGGCAAGGCAAGTAGGCACCACTGGCAAAGTCTATGGCGTTGACTTTTCTAGTCAGCAGTTAGCGATCGCCCAAGCCCGTGCGCCCCATCTACCGATTACCTGGATCGAGGGAGATGCACTCCATCTTCCGTTTGCTGACCAGCACTTTGATGCAGCAACCATGAGCTATGGCTTGCGGAATGTAGTAGATATTTCTGCCAGCCTCGAAGAAATCCACCGAGTGCTTAAACCAGGGGCGAAGGCAGCGATTCTAGATTTTAATCGTCCCCAAAGTTCTCAGCTTCGAGCTTTCCAACAGTGGTATCTCGACCATTTTGTCGTGCCAACCGCCCAACGCTTAGGACTGCGAGAAGAGTATGCTTACATCAGTCCTAGCCTCGATCGCTTTCCTACGGGTTCTGAACAGGTCGATCTTGCTTTACAAGTAGGATTTGAGAAGGCTGTGCATTATGCGATCGCTGGAGGAATGATGGGCGTTTTGGTTGCCCAAACCTGA
- a CDS encoding DUF4090 family protein — protein sequence MSTEPNLSSSTTGADAIDVAIAQGIDFDGSAIPPAKLDLYTQVMGLEAGRQRSGVSNTMRSRIVRIGAKHIAQAELNQMLINADFAPLKEKEVAFYYGGQ from the coding sequence ATGTCTACTGAACCTAATCTCTCATCCAGCACCACCGGAGCCGATGCCATTGATGTGGCGATCGCTCAGGGCATAGACTTTGATGGCTCTGCCATTCCCCCCGCCAAGCTTGATCTTTATACTCAGGTCATGGGACTAGAGGCAGGTCGGCAGCGCAGCGGTGTCAGTAATACGATGCGATCGCGGATTGTTAGAATCGGCGCTAAACACATAGCTCAAGCCGAACTCAACCAAATGCTCATCAATGCAGACTTTGCGCCCCTTAAAGAAAAAGAAGTTGCATTTTACTATGGCGGTCAGTAG
- a CDS encoding DUF445 family protein has protein sequence MDLAHLWLLLSPPIVGGIIGYFTNDIAIKMLFRPYKAIYVGGRKLPFTPGLIPSNQEKLAKRISDTIMGSLLTPEELQNLARKLLQTERLEMAIAWLLKLALEQVQGLNQQKTAKIVANILRDLLGQSLPRMLKVLARREDFLEPQLNQLFDQVLLELQLTEVQANQLSAWFLKAVLPPDVLRQAIVDFLTDRNIKIIDEGFREKTSGTYWVVANLFGVRNALTRLRTYCLDEREASNARIEELIKSLSIRERVQEWLQNLSMQNLPVSTVRQLRKTLRDSIRDYLQNSGTEMIQGLSASIEWENIASVLLNRLRTSEVVTSSLVPVSQELALVIERYLERDLEAIVAQAIPILNIDQVIINRVKATSAKELELAIQGIVKSELQAIVNLGGVLGVVIGAFQSISLLLQ, from the coding sequence TTGGATCTTGCACACCTTTGGCTACTTCTATCGCCTCCTATTGTGGGTGGCATTATTGGCTATTTCACCAATGATATTGCCATTAAGATGCTGTTTCGTCCCTACAAAGCAATTTACGTGGGCGGGCGTAAGTTACCTTTTACGCCAGGTTTAATTCCTAGCAATCAGGAAAAGTTGGCTAAGCGGATTTCCGATACTATTATGGGTTCGCTGCTAACGCCAGAAGAATTGCAGAATTTGGCGCGTAAACTTTTGCAAACAGAGCGATTAGAAATGGCGATCGCTTGGCTACTAAAGCTTGCTTTGGAGCAAGTCCAAGGGCTGAACCAACAGAAGACTGCCAAGATTGTCGCTAATATTCTGCGAGATTTGTTAGGGCAATCGCTACCCCGAATGTTAAAGGTATTGGCACGGCGCGAAGACTTTTTAGAACCACAGTTGAACCAGCTTTTTGACCAAGTGCTACTAGAGCTTCAATTGACAGAAGTACAAGCCAATCAGCTTTCAGCCTGGTTTCTTAAAGCAGTGTTGCCCCCAGATGTTTTGAGACAAGCGATCGTCGATTTTTTGACCGATCGCAACATTAAAATTATCGACGAAGGCTTTCGGGAAAAGACCAGTGGTACTTATTGGGTTGTTGCTAATTTGTTTGGCGTACGCAATGCGCTCACTCGCCTCCGCACTTACTGTCTAGACGAAAGAGAAGCCAGCAATGCCCGCATCGAAGAATTAATTAAATCCCTCAGCATTCGAGAACGGGTGCAAGAGTGGTTGCAAAATCTTTCAATGCAGAATCTACCCGTGTCTACCGTAAGGCAGCTTCGTAAAACCCTGCGAGACAGCATCCGCGATTATCTACAAAACTCTGGCACAGAAATGATCCAAGGGCTGAGCGCGTCGATCGAGTGGGAAAACATCGCTTCTGTTCTACTCAACCGCCTCCGCACCTCTGAAGTAGTGACCAGTTCGCTAGTTCCAGTTAGCCAAGAATTAGCCCTAGTCATAGAGCGTTACTTGGAGCGGGATTTAGAGGCGATCGTGGCACAAGCTATTCCTATTCTCAATATCGATCAGGTAATTATTAACCGGGTTAAAGCGACTTCGGCGAAGGAGTTGGAACTGGCGATTCAAGGAATTGTTAAAAGCGAATTGCAGGCGATCGTTAATTTGGGTGGAGTTTTGGGAGTAGTGATTGGTGCGTTTCAATCTATTAGTTTGTTGTTGCAATAA
- a CDS encoding Vat family streptogramin A O-acetyltransferase, with translation MYGADPKDKHPMRGFPQVCFIQNTVSNPDIIIGDYTYYDDPEDSEDFERNVLYHFPFIGDRLIIGKFCALARGIKFIMNGANHKLDGFSTYPFQIFSNGWEKVAPQTEELPYKGDTVIGNDVWIGYEAVIMPGVQVGDGAIIAAKSVVVSNVLPYTIVGGNPAKRIRQRFDDDVIQALLEVAWWNWDSEKITRNLEKIVAADVEALTNCD, from the coding sequence TTGTACGGCGCAGATCCGAAGGATAAGCATCCAATGAGGGGATTTCCACAAGTCTGCTTCATTCAAAACACCGTGTCAAATCCCGATATTATTATTGGAGATTACACGTACTACGACGATCCAGAAGATTCAGAAGATTTTGAGCGTAATGTTTTATACCATTTTCCATTCATCGGCGATCGCTTAATCATCGGCAAGTTTTGTGCTTTGGCAAGAGGCATCAAGTTCATCATGAATGGTGCCAATCACAAGTTGGATGGATTTTCGACCTATCCATTTCAGATTTTTAGTAACGGCTGGGAGAAAGTAGCTCCTCAAACTGAAGAACTGCCCTACAAAGGCGATACGGTTATCGGCAACGATGTGTGGATTGGCTACGAAGCAGTAATAATGCCAGGAGTACAGGTGGGAGATGGAGCTATCATTGCAGCAAAGTCAGTCGTTGTAAGCAATGTTTTGCCCTATACAATTGTTGGCGGCAATCCAGCCAAACGGATCCGACAGCGCTTTGATGATGACGTGATCCAAGCATTACTTGAAGTCGCTTGGTGGAATTGGGACAGTGAGAAAATTACGCGCAATTTGGAGAAAATTGTAGCGGCAGATGTTGAAGCTCTGACAAATTGTGATTAG
- a CDS encoding response regulator, with protein MNLDRPKKPKMLVVDDEPDNLDLLYRTFRRDFNVFKADSGIAALEVLATAGEVAVIISDQRMPEMKGTEFLSKTVPQFPDTMRIILTGFTDVEDLVDAINSGQVYKYITKPWDPNELKSVVQRAAETYELLKQRTEELLQAQAHTALFNSILQTVRQGATVEACLAPIATTLGTSFGTDGCILQLVEGTSLTAHGGHSTNGELKNWLELEPLTQAAIATQQFQSAISDTPGIVNPLYAEAGLSSHLIVPTTFHNKVLAVLSLQWKSPRSLSEPELTMLHQAAQQIGMALNSVRCP; from the coding sequence ATGAACTTAGATCGTCCCAAAAAGCCAAAAATGCTCGTTGTCGATGACGAACCCGACAACCTGGACTTGCTCTATCGCACCTTTCGCCGTGACTTCAATGTATTCAAAGCAGATAGTGGCATTGCGGCTCTAGAGGTTTTGGCGACAGCAGGGGAAGTGGCAGTTATTATTTCTGACCAGCGAATGCCCGAAATGAAGGGAACGGAGTTTCTGAGCAAGACGGTACCTCAGTTTCCCGATACAATGCGGATTATTTTGACTGGGTTTACCGATGTCGAAGATTTGGTCGATGCCATCAATTCTGGGCAAGTTTACAAGTACATTACCAAGCCCTGGGATCCCAATGAGCTTAAATCTGTAGTGCAGCGGGCTGCCGAAACCTACGAGCTGCTAAAACAGCGCACTGAGGAATTACTGCAAGCGCAAGCGCACACGGCATTGTTCAACAGCATTTTGCAAACGGTACGGCAGGGTGCCACTGTGGAAGCTTGTTTAGCGCCGATCGCCACTACCCTTGGCACCAGCTTTGGCACCGATGGCTGCATTTTGCAATTGGTAGAGGGAACGTCTTTAACCGCACACGGTGGCCATAGCACTAACGGAGAGTTAAAGAACTGGCTAGAGCTAGAGCCTTTGACGCAAGCAGCGATCGCCACCCAGCAGTTTCAATCCGCCATTAGCGATACCCCAGGCATTGTCAATCCGCTTTACGCTGAGGCAGGCTTATCATCTCACCTAATTGTTCCTACGACTTTCCACAACAAAGTTCTAGCCGTGCTTTCTCTGCAATGGAAGTCGCCTCGCTCCCTATCAGAGCCTGAGTTGACCATGCTCCATCAAGCCGCTCAACAGATAGGCATGGCGCTCAATAGCGTTCGCTGCCCTTAA